CCGACTAGAACAGACGTGAAAGACCTTCCAAAATGGATCACTGATACTGAAATTAAAAAGATGGATATCGACTGGAAAGTCTTCCAAAAAGAAAGTGACGGCTGGATGAAGTATTGGGACGAAAACATCAAGAGTGGTGCAAAAGAAATTAAACAATAGGAAGTGGTAGGTAATGGCGTCAATAAAGATAGAGCATGTCCAAAAAGCGTTTGGAAAAGTAATAGCGGTAGATCATTTAAACCTGGAAATAAAGGATGGGGAATTCTTTACCTTTCTTGGACCGAGCGGTTGTGGAAAAACCACTACCCTGAGGATGATTGCTGGCTTTTATTATCCGACAAAAGGGATTATTCGTTTTGGCGATAAAGATATGACGCGCGTACCTCCTGAAAAAAGAAATACGGGCATGGTTTTTCAAAACTATGCCCTTTTTCCTCATATGACGGTTTTTGAAAATGTAGCTTTTGGTTTAAGAGTAAGAAAAATTGCTGCAAATGAACTGAAAACACGGGTACAAGACGTACTGCGTAAAGTAAGGCTCGAGAAATATTCCGATCGTCAAGTGAGTCAGTTAAGTGGAGGACAACAGCAGCGCGTCGCCTTGGCAAGGGCATTAGTCATTGAACCTGAAATTCTTCTCCTTGATGAGCCGCTGAGCAATTTGGATGCCAAGCTCCGGGATGAGATGCGGAGCGAAATATTGAGGCTGCAAAAGGAATACAAGATTACGACCATTTATGTAACCCATGACCAGGCTGAAGCTTTATCTATGAGTGACCGAATTGCTGTTTTTAACTTTGGGGTATGCCACCAAGTTGGAACACCTTCCGAAATTTATAATCAGCCGGCGAATGATTTTGTTGCTAGTTTTATAGGTGAAATAAATCTTTTCCCAGTAAAAGTTGATAGGGTTGAAAAAGACCATGT
The DNA window shown above is from Neobacillus sp. WH10 and carries:
- a CDS encoding ABC transporter ATP-binding protein, with the translated sequence MASIKIEHVQKAFGKVIAVDHLNLEIKDGEFFTFLGPSGCGKTTTLRMIAGFYYPTKGIIRFGDKDMTRVPPEKRNTGMVFQNYALFPHMTVFENVAFGLRVRKIAANELKTRVQDVLRKVRLEKYSDRQVSQLSGGQQQRVALARALVIEPEILLLDEPLSNLDAKLRDEMRSEILRLQKEYKITTIYVTHDQAEALSMSDRIAVFNFGVCHQVGTPSEIYNQPANDFVASFIGEINLFPVKVDRVEKDHVFVSAQVGSKSKELAVHNHPYNFNPDTKSDLSLSIRPEAIKIFEKQTDGTNILKGKIEEVEFFGSVINLSVNVEGLLLQANLLNNRSNHLKSGADVWVQLPEDQIRIIPVVSGDVS